In Gammaproteobacteria bacterium (ex Lamellibrachia satsuma), a single genomic region encodes these proteins:
- the nuoB gene encoding NADH-quinone oxidoreductase subunit NuoB codes for MKEIDNPIEAPVDQSRTNPLARVFDELVRFCRSRSMFMLHYCTGCGAIELPPAMTSRFDMERLGIQPMVTPRQADILLITGYVSIKTLKRVILTYEQMGSPKYVIGICSCTVNGGMYWQSYATAKQLDQYLPVDLYIAGCMPRPEAVLEGMRKLMDRIRSGEADGWKDYYRRYDWYLGNQQHLFGDDWQTPADVIGEASHYDLAEPGTEGEHTRLLQQCQKPLEPQQTFFQIGGSLEKKGESHE; via the coding sequence ATGAAAGAGATAGATAATCCAATCGAAGCGCCGGTAGACCAGAGTCGCACGAATCCCCTCGCCAGGGTGTTCGATGAACTGGTGCGCTTCTGTCGTTCCCGCTCCATGTTCATGCTGCACTACTGCACCGGTTGTGGCGCCATCGAACTGCCCCCTGCCATGACATCCCGCTTCGATATGGAGCGGTTGGGTATCCAGCCGATGGTGACGCCGAGGCAGGCAGATATCCTGCTGATTACCGGGTATGTCTCCATCAAGACCCTGAAGCGGGTGATTTTGACCTACGAGCAGATGGGTTCGCCAAAATATGTCATCGGTATCTGCTCCTGTACCGTCAATGGGGGCATGTACTGGCAGAGTTACGCCACCGCCAAACAGCTCGATCAGTACCTCCCGGTGGATCTCTATATTGCGGGCTGTATGCCGCGCCCGGAGGCGGTGTTGGAGGGAATGCGTAAGCTGATGGATCGAATCCGCAGCGGTGAGGCGGATGGCTGGAAAGACTACTATCGGCGTTACGATTGGTATCTGGGCAATCAGCAGCACCTCTTTGGTGATGATTGGCAAACCCCTGCCGATGTGATCGGCGAAGCGTCTCATTACGATCTTGCCGAACCGGGAACAGAGGGTGAACACACCCGCCTGCTACAACAATGCCAGAAACCGCTTGAGCCGCAGCAGACCTTCTTTCAGATCGGTGGTTCTCTAGAGAAGAAGGGGGAGTCTCATGAGTAA
- a CDS encoding ABC transporter ATP-binding protein, whose protein sequence is MSNNDMNQEIEQVAAELCLGIEADPKEGSTLLMGFANTYALDSRLRHSALILRLNYTKAPGDEQRRRVLDEMLDLVGDIVEDFRNGTGAESLDRAIEQAEQRYQDMAPQRDVVFGSENLGKAYPKSGFRLRGIELKLRLGEITGVVGENGNGKTTLFRLVAGDLLHDQGSMAFPLLKQESNTKKGIDWVKVKEEIAYVPQELPKVYGTLEENLQYEAAIHGILGEDNLREVGFIVERLGLGEHLEKCWSELSGGFKLRFALARALVWRPRLLIIDEPLANLDFKAQQVVLKDLRNLADGLRYPMSVLISSQHLHEVEAIADRILFLERGRVKFNGLVEQMGEQRRFNTYELGTDCEEQELRGYLRSLNLHQIQHSGVAYVITVPLEVTHRELLQLLLSEGVEVEYFRDISRSIKQLFH, encoded by the coding sequence ATGAGTAATAACGATATGAACCAGGAGATTGAGCAGGTCGCCGCGGAACTCTGCTTGGGTATTGAGGCGGACCCGAAGGAGGGCAGTACCTTACTGATGGGATTCGCTAACACATACGCGCTCGATAGCAGGTTGCGCCACTCTGCGCTGATCCTCCGACTGAATTACACCAAGGCCCCCGGCGACGAGCAGCGTAGGCGGGTGCTCGACGAGATGCTGGACCTTGTCGGCGACATCGTCGAGGACTTCAGGAATGGTACCGGAGCCGAGTCGCTGGACCGGGCCATCGAGCAGGCCGAGCAGCGATACCAGGATATGGCTCCGCAGCGGGACGTGGTGTTTGGCAGCGAGAACCTGGGTAAGGCCTACCCCAAGTCCGGGTTCCGGCTGCGGGGTATCGAGCTGAAGCTTCGGCTTGGCGAGATCACCGGGGTGGTGGGGGAGAACGGCAACGGCAAGACTACCCTGTTTCGTCTGGTCGCCGGGGACCTGCTCCACGACCAGGGCAGTATGGCCTTCCCGCTGTTGAAGCAGGAGAGTAACACGAAAAAAGGCATCGACTGGGTCAAGGTCAAGGAGGAAATTGCCTACGTGCCTCAGGAACTCCCCAAGGTATATGGCACCCTGGAGGAAAATCTCCAGTACGAGGCGGCCATCCACGGGATTCTCGGTGAAGACAACCTGCGTGAGGTGGGTTTCATCGTCGAACGCCTGGGACTGGGGGAGCATCTGGAGAAGTGCTGGTCCGAACTCTCCGGTGGTTTTAAATTGCGTTTCGCCCTTGCCCGTGCCTTGGTGTGGCGGCCCAGACTGCTGATCATCGATGAGCCGCTGGCCAATCTCGATTTCAAGGCCCAACAGGTGGTGCTCAAGGACCTGCGCAACCTGGCCGACGGGCTGCGATACCCGATGTCTGTGCTGATCTCCTCCCAACACCTGCACGAGGTCGAGGCCATTGCCGACCGCATCCTGTTCCTGGAACGGGGGCGGGTGAAATTCAATGGACTGGTCGAACAGATGGGGGAGCAACGGCGCTTCAATACCTACGAACTGGGCACGGACTGTGAAGAGCAGGAACTGCGCGGCTACCTGCGCAGCTTGAATCTGCATCAGATCCAGCACAGTGGTGTCGCCTACGTCATTACCGTACCGCTGGAGGTAACCCATCGCGAGCTGTTGCAGCTCTTGCTGAGCGAGGGAGTGGAAGTGGAGTATTTCCGCGATATCAGCCGTTCCATCAAACAATTGTTCCATTAG
- a CDS encoding NADH-quinone oxidoreductase subunit D → MRPENYQAISHPPSNEYELNFGPNHPGIEGNYALKVKLHGDVVVAARADGGYLHRGFEKLMEGRLWIQNIALVPRICVPDPVPMEVCYSMAVEALTDMEVPERAQWLRVLQLELSRIAAHLFTFGGHAATTGMYTTMYWGVADRDQVLDLFEEWTGGRVYHIYNIPGGVRRDMPAGFLDRVSRTMDYIESRLPDYDNLFFTNQVFVDRARDTGPMNQQQALEWGVTGPNLRATGLAFDVRRDDPYLVYDQIDFDIPTEAPGDAWARTLVRRQELKQSIHIVRQVVEKLPSVGGPVRTQIPNPLAWNVPAGETYTRVESSKGELGYYVVSDGGDKPHRVHVRGPSSMHAVQVLEQLAVGARLEDVAQIMFSLDACPPEVDR, encoded by the coding sequence ATGAGGCCGGAAAACTATCAGGCGATAAGTCATCCGCCAAGCAATGAGTATGAACTCAACTTCGGACCCAACCATCCGGGCATCGAGGGCAACTATGCCCTGAAGGTAAAACTGCACGGTGATGTGGTTGTCGCCGCCCGTGCCGATGGGGGTTACCTGCATCGCGGTTTTGAAAAGCTGATGGAGGGGCGGTTGTGGATTCAGAATATTGCCCTGGTGCCCCGCATCTGTGTCCCGGATCCCGTACCGATGGAGGTCTGTTACTCCATGGCGGTGGAGGCATTGACTGACATGGAGGTGCCGGAGCGCGCGCAGTGGTTGCGGGTGTTGCAGCTTGAACTGTCGCGTATCGCCGCACACCTGTTCACCTTCGGTGGCCACGCGGCGACTACCGGCATGTACACCACCATGTATTGGGGGGTGGCCGACCGGGATCAGGTACTCGACCTTTTCGAGGAGTGGACCGGTGGGCGCGTCTACCACATCTACAATATCCCGGGTGGGGTGCGTCGGGATATGCCGGCAGGGTTCCTCGACCGGGTGAGTCGCACCATGGACTATATCGAGTCCCGCCTGCCTGACTACGACAACCTCTTCTTTACCAACCAGGTCTTTGTCGACCGAGCCAGGGATACCGGCCCGATGAATCAGCAGCAGGCACTGGAGTGGGGGGTCACCGGGCCGAATCTGCGCGCCACCGGACTGGCCTTCGATGTGCGCCGCGACGATCCCTACCTTGTCTACGATCAGATAGATTTCGATATCCCAACGGAGGCGCCGGGAGATGCCTGGGCGCGCACCCTGGTGCGGCGTCAGGAGTTGAAACAGAGCATCCATATTGTGCGTCAGGTGGTGGAAAAACTGCCTTCGGTTGGCGGCCCTGTTCGCACTCAGATTCCCAATCCCCTGGCATGGAATGTTCCTGCGGGCGAGACCTATACCCGGGTCGAGTCATCAAAAGGCGAGTTGGGTTACTACGTGGTCTCCGATGGTGGCGACAAGCCCCATCGGGTACATGTGCGTGGGCCGTCATCGATGCACGCCGTGCAGGTGCTGGAGCAACTGGCGGTGGGCGCGCGATTGGAGGACGTGGCGCAGATCATGTTTTCACTCGATGCCTGTCCGCCGGAGGTGGATCGCTGA
- a CDS encoding cytochrome c oxidase subunit 3 family protein yields MGRNTGSQTLPAQSHVPGGWPIWVGIFSEMTEFAMMFVIYFIAKSHYPELFNEGPTKLNTLAGVLNTLVLLTSSYCVAKSMQAIRRDDTTACVRWLWLAIIAGAAYLLIKTWEYHWNETMGISKDTNTFFTVYYYTTFNHMLHVGWGSAAVLWAIFGVKRGSFTAQSHGGLEAVAVYWHMIDLAWIVIFPLLYVLR; encoded by the coding sequence ATGGGCCGCAATACCGGTTCTCAGACTCTGCCCGCTCAAAGCCATGTGCCGGGAGGCTGGCCTATCTGGGTCGGCATTTTTTCGGAGATGACAGAGTTTGCGATGATGTTCGTCATCTACTTCATCGCCAAGTCGCACTATCCGGAACTGTTCAATGAAGGTCCCACAAAACTCAATACGCTGGCGGGCGTACTCAACACACTGGTTCTACTCACCAGCAGCTATTGTGTCGCCAAATCGATGCAGGCCATCAGGCGGGACGACACAACCGCCTGTGTGCGCTGGCTGTGGCTAGCGATCATCGCCGGCGCCGCCTATCTGCTGATAAAGACCTGGGAGTACCACTGGAACGAAACCATGGGTATCTCGAAAGATACCAACACCTTCTTCACCGTCTACTACTACACCACCTTCAACCATATGCTGCATGTCGGCTGGGGCAGCGCCGCGGTGTTATGGGCAATTTTCGGTGTGAAACGTGGCAGTTTCACAGCGCAGAGTCATGGGGGTCTGGAGGCGGTCGCCGTCTACTGGCATATGATCGATCTTGCCTGGATCGTCATCTTTCCACTGCTCTACGTCTTGCGCTAG
- a CDS encoding FAD-dependent oxidoreductase yields MSDIDYKEKGSILNPLKSLQFFARKAVTEPLEPRLASLSYRGFHLNDWELCIGCSSCQKVCDNAAISMIEIPGLPSDPDKGVRNQRPAIDYGRCCWCALCVDICPAGSISLSREYVHTCTQEEIDSYFILPDPNGIHKKFYGYGWRKVADSDLLDLDRGEMEERSADQRSDNFDEIVDGYSLEQAVAEASRCVQCGMCHDACPTHMHAPEYIRAIWQQDMEEAVRQIYRTNPFSHVCGRICTHRCETACSIGRRGDPVAIRWLKRFAMDSVDHETVKAIAAQEKVDYLSGKQIAIIGAGPAGLTAAFDLVKLGHQVTVYEAQAEAGGMTRYGIPEYRLPFDKLDQDVDVITAMGVTIEYNTRIGVDIELSQLQQDNDAVLLALGMQLGRSTRIPGSEHGQVTKAVDLLRRIAADEAFDVPRSVVVIGGGNVAMDIARSLVRLQRQQYGESRITLTALEDRDHFLADPVEIKESIEEGVEILDSRGPQACEIDEKGRLIGLRTWKVLSIFDEQHRFAPSYDESDEQLHEGEMVIEAIGQMSDVSLLGDELTERLEWNRGRLQVDEAGRTSETWLWAAGDCVNGPDVVHAVADGHRVAASIEAVLGQQETDHES; encoded by the coding sequence ATGAGCGACATCGACTACAAAGAGAAGGGCAGTATTCTCAATCCGCTGAAGAGCCTGCAGTTCTTCGCCCGCAAGGCGGTCACCGAACCACTGGAGCCGCGTCTTGCCTCTCTCAGTTACCGCGGTTTTCATCTCAACGACTGGGAACTCTGCATAGGTTGCAGTTCCTGTCAGAAGGTCTGCGATAACGCCGCCATCAGCATGATCGAAATCCCGGGTCTACCCTCTGATCCGGACAAGGGGGTGCGCAACCAGCGTCCAGCCATCGACTATGGCCGCTGCTGCTGGTGCGCCCTCTGTGTCGACATCTGCCCCGCCGGTTCCATCTCTCTCTCCAGAGAGTATGTGCATACCTGCACCCAGGAGGAGATCGACAGCTACTTTATTCTGCCCGATCCCAATGGAATCCATAAAAAATTCTACGGTTATGGCTGGCGCAAGGTTGCCGACTCCGATCTGCTTGACTTGGATCGGGGTGAGATGGAGGAGCGCAGTGCGGATCAACGCAGTGATAACTTCGATGAGATCGTCGATGGATATAGCCTTGAGCAGGCGGTGGCGGAGGCCTCCCGTTGTGTGCAGTGCGGCATGTGCCACGATGCCTGCCCGACGCACATGCATGCGCCTGAGTATATTCGCGCCATCTGGCAGCAGGATATGGAGGAGGCGGTGCGGCAGATCTATCGCACCAATCCCTTCTCCCATGTCTGTGGACGGATCTGTACCCACCGTTGCGAGACGGCCTGTTCGATAGGTCGGCGCGGTGACCCTGTAGCGATTCGCTGGCTCAAACGGTTTGCCATGGATTCTGTCGATCACGAAACGGTGAAGGCGATTGCGGCACAGGAGAAGGTGGACTACCTGAGCGGGAAGCAGATTGCCATCATTGGCGCTGGGCCCGCCGGTCTTACCGCAGCTTTCGATCTGGTGAAACTTGGACATCAGGTAACCGTCTACGAGGCTCAGGCAGAGGCGGGTGGCATGACGCGCTATGGTATTCCCGAGTACCGGCTGCCTTTCGACAAACTCGACCAGGATGTGGACGTCATTACCGCGATGGGCGTTACCATCGAATACAACACCCGTATCGGTGTTGATATCGAGTTGTCACAACTGCAACAGGATAATGATGCTGTGTTGTTGGCGCTCGGCATGCAACTCGGCCGCTCCACCCGCATTCCCGGTTCGGAACATGGGCAGGTTACCAAGGCGGTGGATCTGTTGCGCAGGATTGCAGCGGATGAGGCTTTTGATGTGCCCCGCTCAGTGGTGGTGATCGGCGGCGGTAATGTCGCGATGGATATTGCCCGCAGCCTGGTGCGGCTGCAACGGCAGCAGTATGGAGAGAGCAGAATTACCCTGACTGCGCTGGAGGACCGGGATCATTTTCTCGCCGACCCGGTGGAGATAAAGGAGTCGATCGAAGAGGGGGTAGAGATTCTCGACAGCCGCGGTCCCCAGGCCTGTGAAATCGATGAAAAGGGCAGGCTGATCGGTCTGCGAACCTGGAAGGTATTATCAATCTTCGATGAACAACACCGCTTTGCGCCATCCTACGATGAAAGCGACGAGCAGCTTCACGAAGGGGAGATGGTGATCGAGGCGATCGGCCAGATGTCGGATGTCAGTCTGCTGGGTGATGAATTGACCGAGCGGCTTGAGTGGAATCGTGGCCGGCTCCAGGTTGATGAGGCAGGCCGAACCTCGGAGACCTGGCTTTGGGCCGCAGGTGACTGTGTGAACGGTCCGGATGTGGTACATGCGGTGGCTGATGGCCATCGGGTGGCGGCCAGCATAGAGGCTGTTCTTGGCCAACAGGAGACAGATCATGAGTCATGA
- a CDS encoding toll/interleukin-1 receptor domain-containing protein, whose amino-acid sequence MEDAHQQIEKLIAADKVEAALSEFRGALAGSDAEVEQELIQHQAALAKVTKERRRGLIDASREEQTRNRVRYALLDLLGEWFAGEQSEPLPPAGLAAHRTLASVPTVFISYSHADLGVAGRISAALESEGIPVCIDSKNIRPGEDVEAFILRVVAESDVVLSIVSGNSLLSPWVGMESVLSLYGEALNGGHKLIAGYLDEAFLDIGFRVTATEQIDAKIGEIDALFPVYIEKHLDTSDLNRQKTRLFELRNNLGKVLDRLRNSLVLDLREPMWAENLPRLLTAIKAREQGEESV is encoded by the coding sequence TTGGAAGACGCCCACCAACAAATCGAGAAACTGATCGCGGCCGACAAGGTCGAGGCGGCATTGAGTGAGTTTCGGGGCGCGTTGGCTGGCTCGGATGCTGAGGTCGAGCAGGAGCTGATCCAGCACCAGGCGGCGCTCGCCAAGGTGACTAAGGAGCGGCGGCGGGGTTTGATCGATGCTTCCAGGGAGGAGCAAACCCGTAACCGGGTGCGCTATGCGTTGCTCGACCTGCTTGGTGAATGGTTCGCCGGGGAGCAGTCCGAGCCATTACCTCCGGCCGGTTTGGCTGCGCACCGGACTTTGGCATCCGTCCCCACGGTGTTCATCTCCTACAGTCACGCGGACTTGGGTGTGGCAGGCAGGATCAGCGCCGCGCTGGAGTCCGAGGGTATCCCGGTGTGTATCGACAGCAAGAACATCCGGCCGGGAGAGGATGTCGAGGCCTTTATCCTTCGGGTGGTGGCAGAAAGCGATGTGGTGTTGTCCATCGTCTCCGGCAATAGCCTGCTCTCTCCTTGGGTCGGTATGGAGAGTGTCCTCAGTCTCTACGGCGAGGCATTGAATGGGGGGCATAAGCTCATCGCAGGCTATCTTGATGAGGCCTTTCTGGATATCGGCTTCCGGGTGACCGCCACTGAGCAGATCGACGCCAAGATTGGTGAGATCGACGCCCTTTTTCCTGTCTACATCGAGAAGCACCTCGACACCAGTGACCTTAACCGGCAAAAAACCCGACTGTTCGAGCTCAGGAACAATCTTGGAAAGGTTCTTGACCGGCTGCGTAACTCGCTGGTTCTCGATCTCCGGGAGCCGATGTGGGCTGAAAACCTGCCACGGCTTCTCACCGCCATCAAAGCCAGAGAGCAAGGGGAAGAGAGCGTTTGA
- a CDS encoding NADH-quinone oxidoreductase subunit C, translating into MSKKVTPWLDNLLQEIEGVEIRRKDSRRVRIDIAADSLPTLLELLRGRAGYVHLSAITCVDWIDDGQFELVYQLWSYESQSLVSAHIRIAREPGVYVSVFDLYQPAAFFERDIHEMFGVYFEGSPDMSKFILTEWNGPPPMRKEFDAEAWVNETFEWKDYQPDWLKEITEQGGGIVKTPEEARQKKP; encoded by the coding sequence ATGAGTAAAAAGGTCACCCCCTGGCTGGATAATCTGCTGCAGGAGATAGAAGGGGTCGAGATTCGCCGTAAGGACTCCCGGCGCGTGCGGATCGATATAGCTGCCGACTCCCTGCCGACCCTGTTGGAACTGCTGCGGGGACGGGCCGGATATGTGCACCTTTCCGCCATTACCTGCGTCGACTGGATCGATGACGGTCAGTTCGAACTGGTCTATCAGCTCTGGTCCTACGAGTCACAGTCACTGGTTTCGGCGCATATCCGTATCGCACGGGAACCTGGCGTCTACGTGTCGGTGTTCGATCTCTACCAACCTGCCGCCTTCTTCGAACGGGACATCCACGAGATGTTTGGCGTCTACTTCGAAGGCAGTCCGGACATGAGCAAATTTATCCTTACCGAGTGGAACGGCCCGCCGCCGATGCGCAAGGAGTTCGATGCCGAGGCTTGGGTGAACGAGACCTTCGAGTGGAAAGACTATCAGCCGGATTGGTTGAAAGAGATCACCGAGCAGGGGGGCGGGATCGTCAAAACGCCTGAAGAGGCGAGGCAGAAAAAACCATGA
- a CDS encoding NADH-quinone oxidoreductase subunit H, with translation MSIQTLLMELVLMPLVAFVVGLFMVLMLRRIGAKLQRRVGPPMMQPLYDIVKLYGKKTQISHGWMHDIGIVMAVGGYVAAETLLPVPGMDGIADKGGLVTLVYVMMIPSLGLALGVGQCANPNGSIGIARALTAMLAYDVPFVIVVFGVAWYFGTTNLVDIIAIQQAGGVAGWGAIAMPLLAIAGLFALQGMLGKQPFEIYIAPAEIATGPMVEMSGKYLGGLFVMQCFQLYTAGVLYVSLFLGGGENWLFFLIKVFAVVAIPMTVAFLFPRYKTEQMIRLMWKWPVMIGLLGLAFVMH, from the coding sequence ATGAGTATTCAAACCCTGCTGATGGAACTGGTTTTGATGCCGTTGGTAGCCTTTGTTGTCGGTCTCTTTATGGTGCTGATGCTGCGCAGGATTGGCGCCAAACTGCAACGTCGGGTTGGTCCACCTATGATGCAGCCGCTCTATGACATCGTAAAACTCTACGGCAAAAAGACCCAGATCTCCCATGGCTGGATGCACGATATCGGTATTGTCATGGCCGTGGGTGGATATGTGGCGGCGGAGACCCTGCTGCCGGTGCCGGGCATGGACGGCATCGCTGACAAAGGCGGCCTGGTGACCCTGGTCTACGTGATGATGATCCCCTCGCTGGGTCTGGCGCTCGGCGTGGGCCAGTGTGCCAATCCCAACGGCTCCATCGGTATTGCCCGGGCGTTGACGGCGATGCTTGCCTACGATGTGCCGTTTGTCATCGTGGTTTTCGGCGTGGCCTGGTATTTCGGCACCACCAATCTGGTCGACATCATTGCGATACAACAGGCAGGTGGGGTTGCGGGATGGGGGGCGATAGCGATGCCGCTGCTGGCTATAGCCGGACTGTTTGCCCTGCAGGGCATGTTAGGCAAGCAGCCTTTTGAGATCTATATCGCCCCGGCGGAGATCGCCACTGGTCCAATGGTGGAGATGAGCGGTAAATACCTGGGCGGTCTTTTTGTGATGCAGTGCTTTCAGCTCTATACCGCTGGTGTGTTGTATGTGTCGCTGTTTCTCGGCGGCGGAGAGAATTGGCTCTTCTTCCTGATCAAGGTTTTTGCGGTGGTGGCCATTCCCATGACGGTGGCGTTTCTGTTTCCCCGTTACAAGACGGAACAGATGATCCGTCTGATGTGGAAGTGGCCGGTGATGATCGGCTTGCTTGGACTGGCGTTTGTGATGCATTGA
- a CDS encoding cytochrome C oxidase subunit IV family protein produces the protein MFANKSIDFIWTQLMLLTLLSAFIAETADTGLAVIIIVAVTIGYKGRMIVDHFMELINANRYIRISMRLYFYVIPLMIVLAYLFPEAIVRMTTLQ, from the coding sequence ATGTTCGCCAACAAAAGCATCGACTTCATCTGGACACAGCTCATGCTACTGACGCTGCTCAGTGCCTTTATCGCGGAAACCGCCGATACGGGGCTGGCGGTTATTATCATCGTCGCAGTAACCATCGGCTACAAAGGACGCATGATCGTTGATCACTTCATGGAGCTCATCAACGCCAACCGCTATATCCGCATTTCCATGCGACTCTATTTCTATGTCATTCCGCTGATGATTGTGCTGGCCTATCTGTTTCCAGAGGCTATTGTTCGCATGACGACATTGCAGTAA
- a CDS encoding histidine phosphatase family protein codes for MRAIVVRHYKTLINASGLIMGWCDAPPVKGWEADLTYVDAILNERNIQFSAVYTSYLERARQTGMFYARKRGIPLIHDTLALNEINYGTLYRKSKSWVEKNFPQHKKNPDFVYPLGESFRQMQARSVDFFESLTAKHQDETILVVVHAGVIRGFVSHFLGLPYAKNLKRKITHRYIGDFMFEGDQCVCYDELGKPSGFVRDGAISIPLERLDRPRPGLGSF; via the coding sequence ATGCGCGCCATCGTCGTCAGACACTATAAGACTCTCATCAATGCGTCAGGCCTGATTATGGGTTGGTGCGATGCGCCGCCGGTCAAAGGTTGGGAAGCAGATCTGACCTATGTGGATGCGATTCTGAACGAACGCAACATCCAGTTCTCTGCCGTCTATACCAGCTATCTGGAACGGGCCCGTCAGACGGGGATGTTCTACGCGCGGAAGCGGGGTATACCTCTGATCCACGATACACTGGCGCTGAACGAGATTAACTACGGTACGTTGTACCGCAAAAGCAAGTCTTGGGTGGAAAAAAACTTTCCCCAGCACAAGAAGAACCCTGATTTCGTCTATCCTCTCGGCGAGAGTTTCAGGCAGATGCAGGCACGCAGCGTTGATTTTTTCGAGTCACTAACCGCCAAGCACCAGGATGAGACTATCCTGGTCGTGGTCCACGCCGGCGTGATCAGGGGATTTGTCAGCCACTTTCTCGGGTTACCCTACGCAAAGAACCTCAAGCGCAAGATCACCCATCGCTATATCGGCGATTTCATGTTTGAAGGGGATCAGTGTGTCTGTTACGACGAACTCGGTAAACCGTCGGGGTTTGTGCGTGACGGCGCTATCTCGATCCCCCTGGAAAGGCTGGATCGGCCCAGACCGGGCCTCGGTTCTTTTTGA
- a CDS encoding ferritin family protein, which yields MSHEGEGHQSDYDRLQSKKSLKEILEVATEFERTARDFYTALIPNVSKRIRYLVEELAAEEQGHFDLFNELAANPSIENEIERAVAVPVSDSRFSDCIQLPDLGENPDDQTVLQYALGREQAAMDQYTALAESTESGVIHDLFIFLAREETIHKHELEKLYYEVVHTGGV from the coding sequence ATGAGTCATGAAGGGGAGGGCCATCAAAGCGATTACGATCGTCTGCAGTCGAAAAAGAGTCTCAAAGAGATCCTTGAAGTGGCGACTGAGTTCGAACGCACCGCCCGGGATTTTTATACCGCGCTGATCCCCAATGTGAGCAAGCGCATTCGTTATCTGGTGGAGGAGCTGGCGGCAGAGGAGCAGGGGCATTTTGACTTGTTCAATGAACTGGCGGCAAACCCTTCGATCGAGAATGAGATAGAGCGTGCGGTTGCCGTGCCGGTGAGTGACAGCCGTTTTTCAGATTGCATCCAACTGCCGGATCTCGGTGAAAATCCGGATGATCAGACAGTGCTGCAATATGCGTTAGGCAGAGAACAGGCGGCGATGGATCAGTATACGGCCCTGGCAGAGAGCACCGAATCCGGCGTTATCCACGACCTGTTTATTTTTCTGGCGCGGGAGGAGACCATTCACAAACATGAGCTGGAAAAGCTCTACTATGAAGTGGTCCACACCGGGGGCGTTTAA
- a CDS encoding cysteine hydrolase, which yields MNWKTAYRSFYYDGAPEPPDLSLPAAETALLSIDVQNAYLTPSDNPKEKRRWAPFFKRMHEIVIPATANLQNCFRQHGIDVLHARIACLLEDGRDRSLSQKKPGWNYLMMPKGRDDSQIVPELAPHEGEIVVTKTTDSALTGTNLRLVLQNMGIRNVVLTGIFTDQCISSTVRSLADESFNVILVEDCCAAGTDELHRHELEILNMIYCHVITSQELIDLMGI from the coding sequence ATGAACTGGAAAACCGCCTACCGTTCCTTCTACTACGATGGCGCGCCGGAGCCGCCGGATTTGTCTCTTCCCGCAGCCGAAACCGCACTGCTGAGTATCGATGTTCAGAATGCCTACCTGACACCGTCGGATAACCCGAAGGAGAAACGTCGCTGGGCGCCCTTCTTCAAGCGTATGCATGAGATCGTTATCCCAGCGACAGCCAATCTGCAAAACTGTTTTCGGCAACATGGAATAGACGTGCTCCATGCCCGTATCGCCTGTCTGCTGGAGGATGGGCGAGACCGTTCCCTAAGCCAGAAAAAACCGGGCTGGAACTACCTGATGATGCCGAAGGGTAGGGACGACTCCCAGATTGTTCCCGAGCTGGCACCACATGAAGGAGAGATTGTCGTCACCAAAACCACTGACAGTGCGCTTACCGGGACAAACCTGCGTCTGGTACTTCAAAACATGGGGATCAGAAATGTAGTGCTTACCGGGATCTTTACCGATCAGTGTATCTCTTCAACAGTGCGCAGTCTGGCGGATGAGAGCTTCAATGTGATTCTGGTTGAGGACTGTTGCGCAGCTGGGACGGATGAACTCCACAGGCATGAGTTGGAGATTCTCAACATGATCTACTGCCACGTTATCACCAGCCAGGAGTTGATCGATCTCATGGGGATATAG